A single Caldisalinibacter kiritimatiensis DNA region contains:
- a CDS encoding ClpP family protease has product MIKEKDFFNSINNKSNDKNIMSTQPSKKQPPVKNRKLENIESLGTINIPNMPKDIHFLSIVGEIEGHIISPPQKKATKYEHIIPQILSAEVNPQIKGVLTILNTVGGDVEAGLAISELISSLSKPKVSLVLGGGHSIGVPLATSSDYSFIVPTATMTIHPIRTTGLVIGVPQTFRHFQKMQQRIINFILRKSTIDKDTLLDLMYDTDELANDVGTILTGEEAVKYGLINEVGGLTKAINKLKELIGDKEYKNI; this is encoded by the coding sequence AAAGATTTTTTTAATAGCATAAACAATAAAAGTAACGATAAAAATATTATGTCAACACAACCAAGTAAAAAGCAGCCTCCTGTAAAGAACAGAAAATTAGAAAATATTGAAAGTTTAGGTACAATTAATATTCCTAATATGCCTAAGGATATACACTTTCTTAGTATAGTGGGGGAGATTGAAGGTCATATAATATCACCACCTCAAAAGAAAGCCACAAAGTATGAACATATAATTCCACAAATTTTAAGTGCAGAAGTAAACCCTCAAATAAAAGGTGTACTTACTATATTAAATACTGTCGGTGGAGATGTAGAAGCAGGATTAGCTATTTCTGAACTTATTAGCAGCTTAAGTAAACCAAAGGTTTCACTAGTTTTAGGAGGAGGACACAGTATTGGAGTACCGCTTGCAACTTCAAGTGACTATTCGTTTATAGTTCCAACTGCAACAATGACTATTCATCCAATAAGAACAACAGGATTAGTAATCGGAGTACCACAGACGTTTAGACATTTCCAGAAGATGCAACAGAGGATTATCAATTTTATTTTAAGGAAATCGACAATAGATAAAGATACATTATTAGATTTAATGTATGACACTGATGAATTAGCTAATGATGTAGGAACAATATTAACTGGTGAAGAAGCTGTAAAATATGGATTGATAAATGAAGTTGGTGGATTAACTAAAGCGATAAATAAGTTAAAAGAATTAATTGGTGATAAAGAATATAAAAATATTTAG